In a genomic window of Argonema galeatum A003/A1:
- a CDS encoding NYN domain-containing protein, with amino-acid sequence MPERSNLPNVNESAIIDKISTCVYQAFLDLHQHQPEWLNEKYKKVNWRDAKSQSIFLGRLKEEIDNATDQKVLLLKVRKFLQILLVRSFFEATEFKSLMVKLRQITQQEIVSPSEEISIDKKPTAKSAIPEILTSAEPVAESVAQSNSIAILLLDAENLQLDLETEKFLAGICKYPIQIKVAFANWRSMGKQDLEFHGRSYELIHVPPGKDSADFKMATVGSSIFVHYPTAKEVLVCSSDNGLTHLYNTLQTHGLTVYRVRKQGDFITVLNSKTSEIKKHSLKPLPAIPSLTQSIAQLKDLIKDEQQRTGLQWIKLSKVANLFQTKYNLTISQVVLTHLPGKKSRDIFNEYPTDFVVHQPSSQSPPYVSLFDTPQANKAESKGEEQQEQGEPINNISPTITSSADLEKVLLMLVNELTVNSPEISVYLEVIGTEFSKKYGYSINAIIKDNLKLNGNLLKFLQYSTSFKVEQKKGKWQVAIAQP; translated from the coding sequence ATGCCAGAACGCTCAAATTTGCCTAACGTGAATGAATCTGCCATTATCGACAAAATCAGCACCTGTGTCTATCAAGCCTTCCTTGATCTTCACCAGCACCAGCCTGAGTGGCTGAATGAAAAGTACAAGAAGGTTAACTGGCGCGATGCTAAAAGCCAATCTATCTTTCTGGGAAGATTGAAAGAAGAGATTGACAATGCCACAGACCAAAAAGTTTTACTTCTTAAAGTCAGAAAATTTCTCCAAATTCTTCTAGTTCGCAGCTTTTTTGAGGCGACTGAATTTAAGTCTTTAATGGTAAAACTTCGGCAAATAACTCAGCAAGAAATTGTTTCACCTAGCGAAGAGATTTCTATTGATAAAAAGCCAACAGCCAAAAGTGCAATACCAGAAATACTAACATCAGCAGAACCAGTTGCGGAGTCTGTTGCTCAGAGTAATAGTATTGCTATTCTACTTCTAGACGCGGAAAATTTACAACTCGATCTGGAAACAGAAAAGTTCTTGGCTGGAATCTGTAAGTATCCCATCCAAATTAAAGTTGCCTTCGCTAATTGGCGCAGTATGGGTAAGCAAGATCTGGAATTTCACGGGCGCAGTTACGAACTGATTCACGTACCACCAGGGAAAGATAGTGCGGATTTCAAAATGGCAACCGTTGGCTCGTCTATTTTTGTACATTATCCCACGGCGAAGGAAGTTTTAGTCTGTTCTTCGGACAACGGATTAACTCATTTATACAATACATTGCAAACCCACGGATTAACTGTGTATCGGGTTCGCAAGCAAGGTGATTTTATTACGGTTTTAAATAGCAAAACTTCGGAAATAAAGAAACATTCTCTTAAGCCTTTACCCGCTATTCCATCTCTGACTCAATCGATCGCACAACTGAAGGATTTAATCAAGGATGAACAACAAAGAACTGGTTTGCAATGGATAAAATTATCTAAAGTTGCCAACCTTTTTCAAACTAAGTACAACTTGACCATTAGCCAAGTCGTATTAACTCATCTTCCAGGTAAAAAATCTAGAGATATTTTTAATGAGTACCCTACTGATTTTGTGGTACATCAGCCATCAAGTCAATCTCCTCCTTATGTGAGTTTGTTTGATACCCCGCAAGCAAACAAGGCAGAAAGTAAAGGTGAAGAACAGCAAGAGCAAGGCGAGCCTATAAATAATATCAGTCCTACAATTACTTCATCAGCAGATTTAGAAAAAGTGCTACTTATGCTTGTGAATGAGTTAACTGTTAACTCTCCCGAAATCTCGGTTTATCTGGAAGTGATCGGCACGGAATTTAGCAAAAAATATGGCTATTCGATTAATGCAATTATTAAGGATAATTTGAAGCTGAATGGTAATTTACTAAAATTTTTGCAGTATTCTACCTCTTTTAAGGTGGAACAGAAAAAAGGCAAGTGGCAAGTTGCGATCGCACAACCCTAG
- the pstS gene encoding phosphate ABC transporter substrate-binding protein PstS — translation MIFSSITLRRAVMASVATFGIVGGTAVYTATSQTAVTLSGAGATFPAPLYQRYFAQFSQKNPNIRVNYQPVGSGAGIRQMIAGTVQFAGSDVAMKDNEVGQVGRGVVFVPTAGGPVAVAYNLPGVNNLKLSRQALPAIFSGKITKWNDPAIAAANAGVNLPNLPIRLAVRADSSGTSFIFSNHLSTIDPYFRGRVTASTTPNWPGNPVRGQGNPGVAQSVKNTRGAVGYVEFAYAKNAGLQTAQLQNKTGAYIAPSLQAANQALSSVDFNADFRINFSEIGDPPAGYPISGVTWLMFYKQYPQPGQADAVKKLVQWVMTDGQQINDDLNYTRIPAPIANRVIQAVNSSVK, via the coding sequence ATGATTTTTTCTTCCATTACTCTGCGTCGAGCCGTAATGGCTTCTGTCGCCACGTTTGGCATTGTGGGGGGAACTGCTGTTTATACAGCAACTTCTCAAACAGCAGTGACTTTAAGCGGCGCAGGCGCTACTTTTCCGGCTCCCCTGTATCAGCGATATTTTGCACAATTTAGCCAGAAAAACCCAAATATTCGAGTTAACTACCAACCAGTTGGTAGCGGTGCTGGTATTCGGCAAATGATTGCTGGGACAGTGCAATTTGCTGGTAGCGATGTGGCGATGAAAGACAACGAAGTAGGCCAAGTCGGTCGGGGTGTGGTGTTTGTCCCCACCGCAGGGGGCCCAGTCGCAGTTGCTTACAATCTACCAGGTGTTAACAATCTCAAGCTTTCTCGCCAAGCACTTCCCGCCATCTTTTCCGGTAAAATTACCAAATGGAACGATCCGGCAATTGCTGCGGCTAACGCAGGCGTGAATCTGCCTAATCTACCAATTAGATTGGCCGTGCGTGCCGATAGCAGCGGTACAAGCTTTATTTTCAGCAATCACCTCAGTACCATTGACCCCTACTTTAGAGGTCGAGTGACTGCTAGCACCACGCCTAACTGGCCTGGAAACCCTGTGCGGGGTCAAGGTAATCCTGGTGTAGCCCAAAGCGTGAAAAATACTCGCGGCGCAGTTGGCTATGTGGAGTTTGCTTATGCCAAAAACGCTGGCCTACAGACGGCGCAATTGCAGAATAAGACGGGAGCTTATATTGCACCTTCGTTGCAAGCAGCTAATCAAGCTTTGTCATCGGTAGATTTTAACGCCGACTTCCGCATTAACTTTTCTGAAATAGGCGATCCCCCAGCTGGCTATCCCATTTCTGGTGTAACCTGGTTGATGTTCTACAAGCAGTATCCTCAACCCGGTCAAGCAGATGCAGTCAAGAAGCTGGTGCAGTGGGTAATGACTGATGGTCAACAAATCAATGATGACCTCAATTACACTCGAATTCCTGCTCCCATTGCCAACCGGGTGATTCAAGCTGTGAATAGTAGCGTCAAGTAA
- the pstC gene encoding phosphate ABC transporter permease subunit PstC: MMKEQFEPAGKPDSGKTSFVKNGFDADFALTNGTAENLWLDQGFTWLVHGFAYGTAFVLFWLSWVIFQQAQPAIAHFGLGFLWGSTWNIGELTFGALPFIYGTLVSSALALFIAVPVGVAVALLTSEDFLPPWVRSPIAFVVELIAAIPSVIIGMWGIFVLIPFLLPIQQWLYDRFSWFPLFNTPPSGSSLLIAGIVLSIMIVPTVAAISREVLLVIPKELRSASMSLGATRWETIFRVLLPSGTSGILGASTLALGRALGETMAVTMVIGNSPQINSSLLELASTIPSVLATQFAEALDPLHIGALMYLSLILFVITLLVNIAAVLMVRVLGHQQI, from the coding sequence ATGATGAAAGAGCAATTTGAGCCAGCCGGAAAACCGGATTCGGGAAAAACATCCTTTGTGAAAAACGGCTTTGACGCTGACTTTGCCCTCACAAATGGAACAGCGGAAAATCTGTGGCTAGACCAAGGGTTTACTTGGTTAGTTCATGGTTTTGCATACGGTACAGCTTTTGTACTTTTCTGGTTATCGTGGGTAATTTTTCAGCAAGCGCAGCCTGCGATCGCGCATTTTGGCTTGGGATTTTTGTGGGGCAGCACATGGAACATCGGTGAGCTAACTTTTGGTGCCCTACCGTTTATATATGGAACGTTGGTATCTTCTGCTCTAGCTTTATTTATTGCAGTTCCCGTAGGCGTAGCGGTTGCTTTGCTAACGAGTGAAGATTTTTTGCCGCCGTGGGTCCGATCGCCCATAGCATTCGTTGTCGAATTAATTGCCGCAATTCCCAGCGTAATTATTGGAATGTGGGGAATTTTTGTTTTAATTCCATTTCTGTTACCCATCCAACAATGGTTATACGATCGTTTCAGCTGGTTTCCACTGTTTAACACGCCTCCTTCTGGCTCCAGTCTGTTAATCGCCGGTATTGTGCTATCAATTATGATCGTGCCCACAGTAGCAGCGATTAGTCGGGAGGTGTTATTAGTTATCCCCAAAGAATTGCGGAGTGCCTCCATGTCTTTGGGTGCTACCCGTTGGGAAACCATCTTTCGCGTATTGTTGCCTTCAGGTACTTCGGGAATTTTAGGCGCATCAACGCTAGCTTTGGGACGCGCATTAGGCGAAACTATGGCTGTAACAATGGTGATCGGTAACTCACCGCAGATCAATTCTTCCTTGCTGGAATTAGCCTCTACAATTCCCTCCGTACTTGCCACTCAATTTGCCGAAGCGCTAGACCCACTGCATATCGGGGCATTAATGTATTTATCCTTGATATTGTTTGTAATCACTTTGCTGGTTAACATAGCCGCTGTCCTCATGGTGCGAGTACTCGGTCACCAACAAATATGA
- the pstA gene encoding phosphate ABC transporter permease PstA: MTVLAFALTGLALLPLLAILFAILRQGLPNLNWETLTSLPAPVGMEGVANGFANATLGTLIMVGIASLISIPFGLMTGIFLSEFGRNSKVASAIRFITTVLTGIPSVIVGVFAYAVVVLTTGGFSALAGGFALSILMLPVVALTTEEALKLVPTSQRLASAALGSNRFQTTFRIVVATALPGVTTGILLAVARAAGETAPLIFTALFSDNWPTGLSNPTPSLSVLIYNYANSPFTEQNELAWTASVVLVSLILLISVLSRLVTRRIIKS, encoded by the coding sequence ATGACAGTGTTAGCCTTCGCCCTTACAGGTTTAGCATTATTACCTTTATTAGCAATATTGTTTGCCATTCTGCGCCAGGGTCTTCCTAACCTAAACTGGGAAACTCTCACTTCTCTGCCAGCACCAGTCGGAATGGAAGGAGTAGCCAATGGATTTGCCAATGCCACCTTGGGAACCCTAATTATGGTAGGAATTGCCTCCCTAATCAGCATTCCTTTTGGCTTAATGACTGGCATATTTTTATCTGAATTTGGCAGAAACTCAAAAGTCGCCAGCGCAATTCGCTTTATTACTACTGTCCTCACCGGAATTCCTTCGGTAATCGTCGGCGTATTTGCCTACGCCGTTGTTGTCTTGACAACTGGTGGATTTTCGGCACTTGCTGGTGGTTTTGCGCTTTCCATCCTCATGCTGCCAGTTGTGGCGCTAACAACAGAAGAAGCTTTGAAGCTTGTTCCCACCTCTCAACGCCTAGCCTCTGCTGCCTTGGGTTCCAACCGTTTCCAAACAACCTTTAGAATCGTTGTTGCTACTGCTTTGCCCGGTGTCACTACGGGTATTTTACTAGCTGTAGCTCGTGCTGCTGGCGAGACAGCACCGCTGATCTTTACTGCTCTGTTCAGCGATAACTGGCCTACAGGATTATCCAATCCTACTCCTTCTTTGTCAGTTTTAATATATAATTACGCAAATTCTCCTTTTACCGAACAAAACGAGCTGGCTTGGACGGCTTCTGTCGTATTGGTGAGCTTAATTTTGCTGATCAGTGTTTTATCCCGCTTGGTTACGCGCAGAATAATTAAAAGTTAA
- the pstB gene encoding phosphate ABC transporter ATP-binding protein PstB, which yields MDYNASDKIVERIYPEVKDLSAVSQSAPEELITALKIRNLSCYYGDKKAVDSVSMDIYQGQITAIIGPSGCGKSTFIKALNRISELEARVRFEGDVEFFGQNIYNRRVNLNKLRRQIGMVFQKPNPFPISIYDNVAYGIRVAGRKSRAQLDEIVESALKGAAIWDEVKDNLKKSALGLSGGQQQRLCIARALAVKPKILLMDEPCSALDPIATMKIEELLQTLREELTIAIVTHNMQQASRVSDYTAFFNTDESRIGQLIEFGPTAKIFTDATNPGTRDYIAGRFG from the coding sequence ATGGATTATAATGCTAGTGATAAGATAGTGGAACGCATCTATCCAGAGGTCAAAGATTTGTCTGCTGTTTCACAATCTGCCCCAGAAGAGTTAATTACCGCTTTAAAAATCCGAAATTTAAGCTGCTATTACGGCGATAAAAAAGCTGTTGATTCAGTATCTATGGATATTTACCAGGGCCAAATAACTGCCATTATCGGCCCTTCCGGTTGCGGTAAATCTACTTTCATAAAAGCTTTAAACCGAATTAGCGAATTAGAAGCGAGGGTACGCTTTGAAGGGGATGTAGAATTTTTTGGTCAAAATATCTACAATCGTCGCGTCAACTTGAATAAGTTACGCCGTCAGATTGGCATGGTGTTCCAAAAGCCCAATCCGTTTCCCATCAGTATTTACGATAATGTTGCTTATGGTATCAGGGTGGCTGGGCGTAAGTCGAGAGCCCAATTGGACGAAATTGTAGAATCGGCTCTTAAGGGAGCTGCTATTTGGGATGAGGTGAAAGATAATCTCAAAAAATCAGCTTTGGGACTTTCTGGCGGTCAACAGCAGCGACTTTGTATTGCTCGTGCTTTGGCGGTGAAGCCGAAAATACTGCTGATGGATGAACCTTGTTCGGCTCTCGATCCGATCGCTACAATGAAAATTGAGGAACTGCTCCAGACTCTCAGGGAGGAACTGACGATCGCTATTGTAACGCACAATATGCAGCAAGCTTCCCGCGTTTCAGACTACACGGCTTTTTTCAATACCGATGAAAGTCGCATCGGTCAGCTGATTGAATTTGGCCCTACTGCTAAAATTTTTACAGATGCTACCAATCCCGGCACTCGCGACTACATTGCCGGTCGTTTTGGTTGA
- a CDS encoding sensor histidine kinase has product MNTDLDRQIEQGTLELQRRTLELQQSLELARVLKQVTNQIRSTLDLPTILQTIVREVRELLNTDRVVIYQFLETWSGKVVVEEVIDQNLSILGEVYDPNCFPVEYTYQYQAGRVRAIGNILEGGLSLCHVEFLQKIQVQANLVVPIRRSDYLWGLLVAHECYATRVWQAGEIDLLQQLGDQAAIAIHQAELYDKSLTVAATATEKARQLESALDELQRTQSQLIQTEKMSSLGQLVAGIAHEINNPVNFIYGNLTHIDEYAEDLLNLLEFYQQDYPDPTPKILKQIDAIDLEFLTEDLPKTIASMKVGADRIRQLVLSLRNFSRLDEAERKPVDIHEGLESALLILQHRLKEKATSCAIEIVKDYGKLPLVECYPGQLNQVFMNVLTNAIDALDEGMGKGSENTNNQLPTIRISTKVIKDNRVVICIANNGPGITEAVRRKIFDPFFTTKSVGKGTGLGLAISYQIVVEKHGGELKCISAPGEGAEFAIVLPLGNAYGECDRDSSSTATS; this is encoded by the coding sequence ATGAATACTGATTTGGATCGTCAAATTGAACAGGGAACACTGGAATTGCAGCGGCGAACTCTGGAATTGCAGCAGTCATTGGAATTAGCCAGAGTCCTTAAGCAAGTGACAAATCAAATCCGCAGCACTTTAGATTTGCCGACTATCTTGCAGACAATTGTACGAGAAGTTCGGGAACTGTTAAACACAGATAGAGTGGTAATCTATCAGTTTCTGGAAACCTGGAGTGGCAAGGTAGTGGTTGAAGAAGTTATTGATCAAAACCTGTCAATTTTGGGAGAAGTTTACGACCCTAACTGTTTTCCTGTGGAGTATACCTATCAGTACCAAGCGGGAAGGGTTCGGGCTATTGGTAATATACTTGAGGGAGGTTTGAGTCTGTGTCACGTAGAATTTTTACAAAAGATTCAGGTACAAGCTAACTTAGTCGTACCGATTAGGAGAAGCGATTATCTGTGGGGATTACTGGTTGCCCATGAGTGTTACGCTACAAGAGTTTGGCAGGCTGGGGAAATCGATCTGCTGCAACAGTTAGGCGATCAAGCTGCGATCGCAATTCATCAAGCGGAACTATACGATAAAAGCCTTACTGTTGCCGCCACAGCAACGGAGAAAGCTCGACAGCTAGAGTCAGCCCTCGACGAACTGCAACGAACCCAATCTCAACTAATTCAAACCGAAAAAATGTCGAGTTTAGGTCAGCTTGTGGCTGGTATTGCCCACGAAATTAATAACCCAGTAAATTTTATCTACGGCAATCTCACCCACATTGATGAATATGCTGAAGATTTGCTAAACTTACTAGAGTTTTACCAGCAGGATTACCCCGATCCTACTCCTAAGATTCTCAAACAAATTGATGCTATTGACTTAGAGTTTTTGACTGAAGATCTACCAAAGACGATCGCATCAATGAAAGTCGGGGCCGATCGCATTCGCCAACTCGTTTTGTCTTTACGTAATTTCTCCCGTCTGGATGAAGCTGAAAGAAAGCCTGTCGATATTCACGAAGGGCTAGAGAGCGCTTTACTAATCTTGCAACATCGGTTGAAAGAAAAGGCTACTTCTTGTGCTATTGAAATAGTTAAAGATTACGGTAAATTGCCTCTTGTGGAGTGCTATCCAGGTCAGCTAAATCAGGTATTTATGAACGTACTCACCAATGCTATTGATGCTTTGGATGAGGGAATGGGTAAGGGATCGGAAAATACAAATAACCAATTACCAACTATTCGGATTAGCACCAAAGTTATAAAGGATAATCGAGTAGTAATTTGCATTGCCAATAATGGCCCCGGCATTACAGAGGCGGTACGCCGTAAAATATTCGATCCTTTCTTTACAACGAAATCCGTAGGCAAAGGTACTGGTTTGGGATTAGCTATCAGCTACCAAATTGTGGTGGAAAAACACGGTGGAGAATTGAAGTGTATCTCAGCGCCAGGAGAGGGAGCGGAGTTTGCGATCGTGCTACCCTTGGGGAACGCCTACGGCGAATGCGATCGAGATTCCAGTTCAACAGCCACATCATAA
- the scpB gene encoding SMC-Scp complex subunit ScpB, with the protein MPRLATKIEAILYLKGQPLSIAAIAEYAECSKAEVSEALLELMADYAHRDSALEVVETPEGYCLQLRTSFQSLMQNLIPSELGVGALRTLAAIALKGPLTQTELVDLRGSGAYQQVQELVELGYIRKRRQADSRSYWLQVTDKFHQYFQVDRLPQQVDEPTQA; encoded by the coding sequence ATGCCTCGTTTAGCAACTAAAATTGAAGCCATTCTCTACTTAAAAGGACAACCTCTTTCAATTGCCGCGATCGCCGAGTATGCTGAATGCAGTAAGGCCGAAGTATCCGAAGCACTGCTGGAACTCATGGCTGACTACGCCCATCGAGACAGTGCATTGGAAGTCGTCGAAACGCCAGAGGGCTACTGCCTGCAACTGCGGACATCATTTCAAAGCTTAATGCAAAATTTGATCCCATCAGAATTAGGTGTGGGAGCTTTGCGGACGCTAGCTGCGATCGCCCTCAAAGGCCCCCTGACTCAAACCGAACTGGTTGATTTGCGCGGTTCTGGAGCCTATCAGCAAGTGCAGGAACTCGTGGAACTAGGCTATATTCGCAAACGTCGCCAAGCCGATAGTCGATCCTATTGGCTACAGGTAACAGACAAATTTCATCAGTATTTTCAAGTGGATCGACTGCCACAGCAGGTGGATGAGCCGACCCAAGCTTAA
- a CDS encoding DUF760 domain-containing protein has translation MVFNPDYLSSGTEDVQANPLLTYLQHQSPEVLALVAKAVSPEIKQIISHNVQGLVGMLPGEHFNVQITTDRENLAGLLASAMMTGYFLRQMEQRMHLEESLLGSQSLSRDSANSEKWGDFNA, from the coding sequence ATGGTTTTCAATCCTGACTATTTAAGTTCCGGCACCGAAGATGTCCAAGCCAATCCCCTGCTGACCTATCTACAGCACCAATCACCGGAGGTTTTAGCCCTTGTAGCCAAGGCGGTAAGTCCCGAAATTAAGCAAATTATTTCTCACAACGTTCAGGGTCTGGTCGGGATGTTACCAGGCGAGCATTTTAACGTTCAAATTACCACTGACCGAGAAAACTTGGCGGGTCTGCTGGCTTCGGCGATGATGACAGGCTATTTCCTCCGCCAGATGGAGCAACGGATGCACCTAGAGGAAAGCTTATTAGGCTCCCAGTCGCTGTCGCGAGACTCGGCAAACAGCGAAAAATGGGGTGATTTTAACGCTTGA
- a CDS encoding HhoA/HhoB/HtrA family serine endopeptidase: MSLTFKQLILYLTLLSIGGGAGVLGSRYLQADDRFRETSLTMPPQQQLLPRQENPAPIIGGIPTNDGNFIAEAVKKVGPAVVRIDAARRVETRLPDVFQNPFFRGFFGNETPAPPEERVERGTGSGFILSPDGRLITNAHVVAGADTVKVTLKDGRSLDGRVLGVDPLTDIAVVKIQAQNLPTVRLGDSENLVPGQWAIAIGNPLGLDNTVTVGIISATGRSSSQVGVPDKRVNFIQTDAAINPGNSGGPLLNDRGEVIGINTAIRSGAQGLGFAIPIQTAQRIANQLFTKGRAEHPYLGIQMTGLNPALKEQLGRDTNIKITQDKGVLIVRVVENSPASKAGLLQGDIIQKIAGIPVLEAAQVQQIVESSTVGASLELEVNRNGQIQKIQVQPGAFPTE, from the coding sequence ATGAGTTTAACTTTTAAACAACTGATTCTTTATTTAACGTTGCTAAGTATTGGCGGCGGTGCAGGAGTCTTGGGCAGTCGCTATCTGCAAGCAGACGATCGCTTCAGGGAAACCTCCTTGACAATGCCTCCCCAACAGCAACTACTTCCGCGCCAGGAAAATCCGGCACCGATAATAGGTGGAATTCCCACCAATGATGGCAACTTCATTGCAGAGGCTGTTAAAAAGGTCGGCCCTGCGGTGGTACGCATTGATGCCGCTCGCAGGGTGGAAACTAGATTGCCGGATGTTTTTCAGAACCCCTTCTTTAGGGGTTTTTTTGGTAATGAGACGCCAGCCCCACCAGAAGAACGGGTAGAGCGCGGTACAGGCTCTGGTTTCATTCTCAGCCCAGACGGTCGCCTGATCACCAACGCCCATGTCGTGGCAGGGGCTGACACAGTTAAAGTAACTCTTAAGGACGGTCGATCGTTGGATGGTCGGGTGCTTGGCGTCGATCCGCTCACAGATATAGCGGTAGTGAAAATTCAAGCCCAGAATTTGCCCACTGTGAGGTTGGGGGATTCTGAAAATCTGGTTCCGGGTCAGTGGGCGATCGCGATCGGCAATCCTCTGGGTTTGGATAACACTGTTACCGTTGGTATCATCAGCGCTACTGGTCGCTCCAGTTCTCAGGTAGGCGTCCCAGATAAGCGCGTTAACTTCATTCAAACCGATGCCGCCATCAACCCCGGTAATTCTGGAGGACCACTTTTAAACGATCGCGGCGAAGTTATTGGTATTAACACTGCCATTAGATCTGGTGCCCAAGGACTGGGATTTGCCATTCCCATTCAAACTGCACAGCGAATCGCCAACCAACTGTTTACTAAAGGTCGTGCCGAACATCCTTATTTGGGAATTCAAATGACGGGTCTCAACCCAGCGTTAAAAGAACAGCTCGGTCGGGATACCAACATCAAGATTACCCAGGATAAGGGAGTTCTAATTGTGCGCGTCGTGGAAAACTCACCAGCCTCTAAAGCAGGTTTGCTCCAGGGAGATATCATTCAAAAAATTGCCGGTATACCCGTTCTAGAGGCAGCCCAAGTGCAGCAGATTGTAGAATCAAGCACTGTTGGCGCTTCTTTAGAACTGGAAGTGAACCGCAACGGTCAAATCCAAAAAATCCAAGTCCAGCCCGGTGCTTTTCCAACTGAATGA
- a CDS encoding LysM peptidoglycan-binding domain-containing M23 family metallopeptidase: MALNRSFPLLSTLLWLTISLLGAKANLAQGAATGQNCPQPALDRLKKHLVAAGETLESIASQYNLIPATLMGINPTLRQGEARAGTEIVIPPYNGIRVEVPADRTWRDLAATYKVRPALVYEINGCQENPRVVFLPGVNWSPEGSEVGFEDSTLKGYPLPSQAAVGFGFGWNLHPVTRKVVFHSGIDLLATPGTPVFAAGDGTVAFAGEREDYGNLVVVNHQQGQQTRYAHLDTITVSTGQRVQQGMQLGTVGSTGKPDINVPHLHFEVRYNSDLGWVAEDPKPYIQATQSQGDPMFSSQEKTEAGHP, translated from the coding sequence ATGGCTCTTAATCGTTCGTTTCCACTGCTATCAACACTTCTGTGGCTGACTATTTCCCTACTAGGAGCCAAAGCCAATCTCGCTCAAGGAGCAGCAACGGGCCAAAATTGCCCTCAGCCAGCTTTGGATCGCCTGAAGAAACATCTAGTTGCCGCTGGCGAGACTCTAGAAAGTATAGCGAGTCAATACAACCTCATCCCGGCCACCCTGATGGGCATAAATCCGACTTTAAGGCAAGGCGAGGCTCGCGCTGGCACAGAAATTGTCATTCCTCCCTACAATGGCATCCGCGTAGAAGTTCCAGCCGATCGAACCTGGCGAGATCTGGCAGCAACCTACAAAGTCCGTCCAGCACTCGTATACGAGATTAATGGCTGTCAGGAAAATCCCAGAGTAGTCTTTTTGCCGGGAGTAAATTGGTCTCCAGAAGGTTCTGAGGTTGGATTTGAGGATAGCACCTTGAAAGGCTATCCTTTACCCTCACAAGCTGCGGTGGGTTTTGGCTTTGGGTGGAATCTTCATCCAGTTACCCGCAAAGTAGTCTTTCACAGCGGCATCGACTTGCTAGCGACACCTGGAACACCTGTTTTTGCAGCAGGCGACGGTACAGTAGCGTTTGCCGGAGAGCGAGAAGATTACGGCAATTTAGTGGTAGTCAATCATCAGCAAGGACAGCAAACCCGCTACGCTCACTTGGACACTATTACAGTCTCCACCGGACAGAGAGTTCAACAAGGTATGCAGTTGGGAACAGTCGGTTCCACAGGTAAGCCTGACATCAACGTTCCGCATCTGCATTTTGAAGTTCGCTACAACTCAGATTTAGGTTGGGTAGCAGAAGACCCCAAACCTTATATCCAGGCGACTCAAAGCCAAGGCGATCCGATGTTCTCAAGCCAAGAAAAAACAGAGGCAGGGCACCCTTGA